The Chitinophaga sp. Cy-1792 genome contains the following window.
CGATCAGGGCATAGGCCGGTGGACGCAGGCTGCCGCGGCTTCCCTGCTGGTGCGGCTGTACCTGAATGCTAAGGTCTATATAGGTACTGATAAGTTCACCGAATGTGCTCAGTTATGCCAGGATATCATTGATGGCAAATATGGTAGCTATGCATTGGATACCCGCTGGGATGCACCATTTGATTATACCAACAGTAAAACAACCTCCGAAGTGATCTATGGCTTTCCGTGTAGCCTTAACCGTACGCACTGGCAATATGATGGTGGTATGTTTTTCTGGGCGATGACCTATGATGCCGCGCCATTGTATTGCGGGTTTACAGATTTCGGTCAGGCGAACCCCAAGTATGCGTTGCAGCCGGGCAGGGATGTAGACAGCGTCGAGTATCCGTTCCAGTTAGGGAAGCCATTTGTAAAGTTCCAGCATTATCCGGACGACTATCGGCTTACCCTTTATAAAAACCTGGGTAACAGCAAGCGGGAGGGGATGTTCCTGTTTGGTTATCTTCCCTATCAGCATAACGTAAACGGCAGTATGAAACAGGATACCGTTCGGGGCAATAAGGGAGATTATCCGTTGTTTATCCGTGATCAGGTGGGCTGGTTCCTGGATGCGAAGCCAGGAACGCGTATTGCAGACAAGGAATCCGATATGAACCATGCGGACCACAACTCTGGTATTTTCTTCCTGAAATATCCGTTATATCCTACGGCAGATCCGAACCGGATCACTTCTGCCTATGGAGAGATCCGGCTGTCGGAGATATACTATACGCTGGCAGAGTGTAAATATCGTGCAGGCGATAAGGTTAGTGCGGCAGGGTTGCTGAATGCCGTGCGGCAGCGTAACTATCCGGCAGGTTCCAGTAGTTTGTATAAGTCGGACGGCTCACAGCTTACCGACCAGGAGCTGCTGGATGAGTGGGGACGTGAGTTTCTGGGAGAGAATCGCAGGCGTACAGACCTGGTCCGCTGGGGATTATTCAGTACCGGGACCTGGTGGGATAAGAAGCCTGATGCCGATAATCATACGGAGATATTTCCGATTGGCCGGGATATTATGGGGGCCAACCCTCAATTTATACAGAATAAAGGTTATTAACGTGTTGGGATACACGATTTTGTAAATCATGAAACGTGGCACTGTCCGTGCCGTTGGTGATGCACGAAGACCTGCGCCTGGCGCGGGTCTTTCGTTTTTGACTATTGTTGAAAAACCGGTACATCTATATGAAAATAAATGTTTTATGGCAGGTTCTTCCGGGGAAATGCCTGCCAGTTGTGCCAATCCGGCGAAGTGTTAAATAATGTTAATAAAAATTTATTGCAAACGATTGCAAGAATGTAAAGTTTTACTATTTTGTTAACTGAAGAACCGAATTAGTGAGCGACCAAAATCTGATTTAGACCCGACCCGTATTTAATCCACAATTCCAAAATTAGCGTTATGAAAAAGCCTTTTTCATGTCTTCTTTGTTTGATAGCTTGTCTGCTATTGTATCAATTTTCCTGGGGGCAAAGTAAGCCTGTAACAGTAGAGGGTAATGTACTCGATGGACAGAAGAATCCATTGGTTGGGGTAACCATTGCCGTTAAGGGCAAAAGTATCGGCGCCCAGTCTGACCTGAAAGGTCATTACCGGCTGCAGATACCCGATGCCAGCAATGCCGTACTGGTATTTACTTTTGTTGGTTATGTCACACAGGAAGAGCCTGTTCATGGTCGTACAGCCATTAGCGTTATAATGGCGGAGGACCGCAAAAAATTGGACGAAGTAGTAGTGGTAGGGTATGGCTCACAACGTAAGCAAGACGTGACGGGCGCCATCTCTTCTGTCAATTCAAAGACCATACAGGATGTGCCTGTAACCAACGCGCAACAGGCCTTACAGGGCCGTGCACCAGGCGTGGAAGTTATTAACGTCAGCACCAAGCCCGGTGATGAACCGCAGGTACGTATCCGCGGTACCCGCTCGCTCAATGCAGGCAACGATCCGCTCTATGTAGTGGATGGGATCCCATACGCAGGTACGCTCAACGATATCGGCGTTGGAACAATACAATCGATGGATATTCTGAAAGATGCCTCCGCGACAGCCATCTATGGCTCCAGAGGTGCTAACGGTGTTATCCTC
Protein-coding sequences here:
- a CDS encoding RagB/SusD family nutrient uptake outer membrane protein; protein product: MKMKLTGNIILFTALLLSSCTKLDEHVYDKVDASQFLTRREDVITDFLRPFEHAYWSIQGNDIYAVGENSTDEIGTFNRQGDWQDGNYYQRMHYHTWTTQDNFTSGAWTAFYQGIVLSTNSLEDMESITDPAKLNVTVTEMADFKAELRTLRAWFYLRAFDFYRNIEIVTDVKHATQGNKQSTPQETFDYIESELKAALPDLPKRADLGDQGIGRWTQAAAASLLVRLYLNAKVYIGTDKFTECAQLCQDIIDGKYGSYALDTRWDAPFDYTNSKTTSEVIYGFPCSLNRTHWQYDGGMFFWAMTYDAAPLYCGFTDFGQANPKYALQPGRDVDSVEYPFQLGKPFVKFQHYPDDYRLTLYKNLGNSKREGMFLFGYLPYQHNVNGSMKQDTVRGNKGDYPLFIRDQVGWFLDAKPGTRIADKESDMNHADHNSGIFFLKYPLYPTADPNRITSAYGEIRLSEIYYTLAECKYRAGDKVSAAGLLNAVRQRNYPAGSSSLYKSDGSQLTDQELLDEWGREFLGENRRRTDLVRWGLFSTGTWWDKKPDADNHTEIFPIGRDIMGANPQFIQNKGY